From one Scophthalmus maximus strain ysfricsl-2021 chromosome 19, ASM2237912v1, whole genome shotgun sequence genomic stretch:
- the rufy3 gene encoding protein RUFY3 isoform X1, producing MAERDTPPPGDSPRPSSSEVPGSASGRNSSDENGHADSPDETLSPTSVIYFKEALSSSNVRFGGTVAAAGGSLSPTPLRRFDFHIERIGSKRRNPKDPIAIERLNLMNMAKLSIKGLIESALNLGRTLDSDYAPLQQFFVVMEHCLKHGLKTKKTFLGQNKSFWGALELVEKLTPEAGEITASVKDLPGLKTPLGRGRAWLRLALMQKKLSDYMKTIINRKDLLSEFYEANALMMEEEGAVIAGLLVGLNVIDANLCMKGEDLDSQVGVIDFSMYLKDGGHSSKSAEGDGQITAILDQKNYVEELNRHLSASVNNLQAKVDALEKSNTKLTEELAVANNRIITLQEDVERVKEESSYQLESRKALRSDSAPDGQALGETRKQLKEETLLRLDVEKELEVQIGMKQEMELSMKMLEKDVCEKQDALVELRQQLDDLRAINQQLGHKSQSADASSKQKGEVITRLEDKINQMSGTVKQLESRCKQAERERALASEANRLFKQEFGDKIESLQAEVEQLRRHRSHLERELRKERRSEHHVGAASRPSSLPQRASGLPESAPRPHLPESPSVRRETDQLHSEQDDKSSLSSSLSLSHHEDEQDESFVQISEPSVCTMCEQDDSLLRTKKRCKNCDGVFCESCVSDELPLPSSILPETVCAACFSLLLQQYASTPT from the exons atggCCGAGCGGGATACTCCGCCGCCGGGAGATTCTCCCCGTCCGTCGTCCTCGGAGGTCCCGGGGAGTGCGAGCGGACGGAACTCCTCGGACGAGAACGGACACGCCGACAGCCCCGACGAGACTCTGTCGCCGACCTCGGTGATCTACTTCAAGGAGGCGCTGAGCTCCTCGAACGTGCGGTTCGGGGGGACGGTCGCCGCCGCCGGCGGCTCGCTGTCGCCGACTCCGCTCCGACGGTTCGACTTCCACATCGAGAGAATCGGCTCGAAGCGCAGAA ATCCCAAGGATCCCATCGCGATCGAGAGGCTTAACTTGATGAACATGGCCAAGCTGAGCATCAAGGGCCTGATCGAGTCCGCGCTCAACCTCGGACGCACACTCGACTCGGACTACGCTCCCCTCCAGCAGTTCTTCGTCGTGATGGAGCACTGTCTGAAACACGGCCTGAAAA CCAAGAAAACCTTCCTCGGGCAGAACAAGTCCTTCTGGGGGGCGTTGGAGTTGGTGGAGAAGCTGACGCCGGAGGCAGGAGAGATCACAGCCAGCGTCAAAGACCTGCCTGGCCTCAA GACCCCTCTGGGAAGAGGACGGGCCTGGTTACGACTGGCCCTGATGCAGAAGAAGCTCTCGGACTACATGAAGACCATCATCAACAGGAAGGAcctgctgag TGAATTCTACGAGGCCAATGCgttgatgatggaggaggagggcgccGTCATCGCCGGGCTGCTCGTCGGACTGAACGTCATCGACGCCAACCTGTGCATGAAGGGAGAGGACCTGGACTCGCAG GTTGGAGTGATCGATTTCTCCATGTACCTGAAAGACGGCGGACACAGCAGCAAGAGTGCAGAGGG cGATGGTCAGATCACAGCGATTCTGGACCAGAAGAACTACGTGGAGGAGCTGAACAGACACTTGAG CGCTTCGGTGAATAACCTCCAGGCCAAGGTGGACGCTCTGGAAAAGTCCAATACGAAGCTAACGGAAGAG CTCGCGGTGGCCAATAACCGGATCATCACTTTACAAGAAGACgtggagagagtgaaagaggagagCTCCTATCAGCTGGAGTCCAGAAAG gcGTTAAGAAGCGACTCGGCTCCCGACGGACAGGCGCTCGGCGAAACGCGCAAGCAGCTCAAAGAGGAAACTCTGCTTCGATTG GACgtggagaaggagctggaggtgcAGATCGGCATGAAGCAGGAGATGGAGCTGTCCATGAAGATGCTGGAGAAGGACGTCTGCGAGAAGCAGGACGCGCTGGTGGAGCTCCGACAGCAGCTGGACGACCTCCGCGCCATCAACCAGCAGCTCGGACACAAGTCGCAG AGCGCCGACGCCAGCTCGAAACAGAAGGGCGAGGTCATCACTCGCCTGGAGGACAAGATCAACCAGATGTCGGGGACGGTGAAACAGCTGGAGAGCAG ATGCAAGCAGGCGGAGAGGGAGCGCGCTCTGGCGTCGGAGGCCAACCGCCTCTTCAAGCAGGAGTTCGGGGACAAGATCGAGAGTCTGCAGGCCgaggtggagcagctgaggaggcACAG GTCCCACCTGGAGCGGGAGCTGAGGAAAGAGCGGCGGAGCGAGCATCACGTCGGCGCCGCCTCCCGACCTTCCAGTCTCCCTCAGAGGGCGAGCGGGCTCCCGGAGAGCGCTCCCCGG CCGCATCTCCCAGAATCCCCGTCAGTcagaagagagacagaccaGTTACACAGCGAACAGGACGACAAATCCAGTCTGAGCTCCAGTTT gtCCTTGTCACATCACGAGGATGAGCAG GACGAGTCGTTTGTGCAGATCAGCGAGCCGTCCGTCTGCACGATGTGTGAACAGGACGACTCGCTGCTGAGGACAAAG AAACGGTGTAAGAACTGCGACGGCGTTTTCTGCGAGAGCTGCGTGTCCGACGAGCTGCCGCTACCGTCGTCCATCCTGCCGGAGACCGTGTGCGCCGcctgcttctctctgctgctgcagcagtacGCTTCCACGCCGACATGA
- the rufy3 gene encoding protein RUFY3 isoform X3, producing MVASDVRGTDPKDPIAIERLNLMNMAKLSIKGLIESALNLGRTLDSDYAPLQQFFVVMEHCLKHGLKTKKTFLGQNKSFWGALELVEKLTPEAGEITASVKDLPGLKTPLGRGRAWLRLALMQKKLSDYMKTIINRKDLLSEFYEANALMMEEEGAVIAGLLVGLNVIDANLCMKGEDLDSQVGVIDFSMYLKDGGHSSKSAEGDGQITAILDQKNYVEELNRHLSASVNNLQAKVDALEKSNTKLTEELAVANNRIITLQEDVERVKEESSYQLESRKALRSDSAPDGQALGETRKQLKEETLLRLDVEKELEVQIGMKQEMELSMKMLEKDVCEKQDALVELRQQLDDLRAINQQLGHKSQSADASSKQKGEVITRLEDKINQMSGTVKQLESRCKQAERERALASEANRLFKQEFGDKIESLQAEVEQLRRHRSHLERELRKERRSEHHVGAASRPSSLPQRASGLPESAPRPHLPESPSVRRETDQLHSEQDDKSSLSSSLSLSHHEDEQDESFVQISEPSVCTMCEQDDSLLRTKKRCKNCDGVFCESCVSDELPLPSSILPETVCAACFSLLLQQYASTPT from the exons ATGGTGGCGAGCGACGTGCGAGGGACAG ATCCCAAGGATCCCATCGCGATCGAGAGGCTTAACTTGATGAACATGGCCAAGCTGAGCATCAAGGGCCTGATCGAGTCCGCGCTCAACCTCGGACGCACACTCGACTCGGACTACGCTCCCCTCCAGCAGTTCTTCGTCGTGATGGAGCACTGTCTGAAACACGGCCTGAAAA CCAAGAAAACCTTCCTCGGGCAGAACAAGTCCTTCTGGGGGGCGTTGGAGTTGGTGGAGAAGCTGACGCCGGAGGCAGGAGAGATCACAGCCAGCGTCAAAGACCTGCCTGGCCTCAA GACCCCTCTGGGAAGAGGACGGGCCTGGTTACGACTGGCCCTGATGCAGAAGAAGCTCTCGGACTACATGAAGACCATCATCAACAGGAAGGAcctgctgag TGAATTCTACGAGGCCAATGCgttgatgatggaggaggagggcgccGTCATCGCCGGGCTGCTCGTCGGACTGAACGTCATCGACGCCAACCTGTGCATGAAGGGAGAGGACCTGGACTCGCAG GTTGGAGTGATCGATTTCTCCATGTACCTGAAAGACGGCGGACACAGCAGCAAGAGTGCAGAGGG cGATGGTCAGATCACAGCGATTCTGGACCAGAAGAACTACGTGGAGGAGCTGAACAGACACTTGAG CGCTTCGGTGAATAACCTCCAGGCCAAGGTGGACGCTCTGGAAAAGTCCAATACGAAGCTAACGGAAGAG CTCGCGGTGGCCAATAACCGGATCATCACTTTACAAGAAGACgtggagagagtgaaagaggagagCTCCTATCAGCTGGAGTCCAGAAAG gcGTTAAGAAGCGACTCGGCTCCCGACGGACAGGCGCTCGGCGAAACGCGCAAGCAGCTCAAAGAGGAAACTCTGCTTCGATTG GACgtggagaaggagctggaggtgcAGATCGGCATGAAGCAGGAGATGGAGCTGTCCATGAAGATGCTGGAGAAGGACGTCTGCGAGAAGCAGGACGCGCTGGTGGAGCTCCGACAGCAGCTGGACGACCTCCGCGCCATCAACCAGCAGCTCGGACACAAGTCGCAG AGCGCCGACGCCAGCTCGAAACAGAAGGGCGAGGTCATCACTCGCCTGGAGGACAAGATCAACCAGATGTCGGGGACGGTGAAACAGCTGGAGAGCAG ATGCAAGCAGGCGGAGAGGGAGCGCGCTCTGGCGTCGGAGGCCAACCGCCTCTTCAAGCAGGAGTTCGGGGACAAGATCGAGAGTCTGCAGGCCgaggtggagcagctgaggaggcACAG GTCCCACCTGGAGCGGGAGCTGAGGAAAGAGCGGCGGAGCGAGCATCACGTCGGCGCCGCCTCCCGACCTTCCAGTCTCCCTCAGAGGGCGAGCGGGCTCCCGGAGAGCGCTCCCCGG CCGCATCTCCCAGAATCCCCGTCAGTcagaagagagacagaccaGTTACACAGCGAACAGGACGACAAATCCAGTCTGAGCTCCAGTTT gtCCTTGTCACATCACGAGGATGAGCAG GACGAGTCGTTTGTGCAGATCAGCGAGCCGTCCGTCTGCACGATGTGTGAACAGGACGACTCGCTGCTGAGGACAAAG AAACGGTGTAAGAACTGCGACGGCGTTTTCTGCGAGAGCTGCGTGTCCGACGAGCTGCCGCTACCGTCGTCCATCCTGCCGGAGACCGTGTGCGCCGcctgcttctctctgctgctgcagcagtacGCTTCCACGCCGACATGA
- the rufy3 gene encoding protein RUFY3 isoform X2, producing MSDLTPQSETPTPTTDKITQAARETIYLCNFRVSVDGEWLCLRELNDISLTPDPEPAHEDPKDPIAIERLNLMNMAKLSIKGLIESALNLGRTLDSDYAPLQQFFVVMEHCLKHGLKTKKTFLGQNKSFWGALELVEKLTPEAGEITASVKDLPGLKTPLGRGRAWLRLALMQKKLSDYMKTIINRKDLLSEFYEANALMMEEEGAVIAGLLVGLNVIDANLCMKGEDLDSQVGVIDFSMYLKDGGHSSKSAEGDGQITAILDQKNYVEELNRHLSASVNNLQAKVDALEKSNTKLTEELAVANNRIITLQEDVERVKEESSYQLESRKALRSDSAPDGQALGETRKQLKEETLLRLDVEKELEVQIGMKQEMELSMKMLEKDVCEKQDALVELRQQLDDLRAINQQLGHKSQSADASSKQKGEVITRLEDKINQMSGTVKQLESRCKQAERERALASEANRLFKQEFGDKIESLQAEVEQLRRHRSHLERELRKERRSEHHVGAASRPSSLPQRASGLPESAPRPHLPESPSVRRETDQLHSEQDDKSSLSSSLSLSHHEDEQDESFVQISEPSVCTMCEQDDSLLRTKKRCKNCDGVFCESCVSDELPLPSSILPETVCAACFSLLLQQYASTPT from the exons ATGTCCGACCTGACGCCTCAGAGCGAAACGCCGACTCCCACCACGGACAAGATCACCCAGGCCGCCCGCGAGACCATTTATCTCTGCAACTTCCGCGTGTCCGTCGACGGCGAGTGGCTCTGCCTGCGCGAGCTCAACGACATCTCCCTCACCCCCGACCCGGAGCCGGCCCATGAAG ATCCCAAGGATCCCATCGCGATCGAGAGGCTTAACTTGATGAACATGGCCAAGCTGAGCATCAAGGGCCTGATCGAGTCCGCGCTCAACCTCGGACGCACACTCGACTCGGACTACGCTCCCCTCCAGCAGTTCTTCGTCGTGATGGAGCACTGTCTGAAACACGGCCTGAAAA CCAAGAAAACCTTCCTCGGGCAGAACAAGTCCTTCTGGGGGGCGTTGGAGTTGGTGGAGAAGCTGACGCCGGAGGCAGGAGAGATCACAGCCAGCGTCAAAGACCTGCCTGGCCTCAA GACCCCTCTGGGAAGAGGACGGGCCTGGTTACGACTGGCCCTGATGCAGAAGAAGCTCTCGGACTACATGAAGACCATCATCAACAGGAAGGAcctgctgag TGAATTCTACGAGGCCAATGCgttgatgatggaggaggagggcgccGTCATCGCCGGGCTGCTCGTCGGACTGAACGTCATCGACGCCAACCTGTGCATGAAGGGAGAGGACCTGGACTCGCAG GTTGGAGTGATCGATTTCTCCATGTACCTGAAAGACGGCGGACACAGCAGCAAGAGTGCAGAGGG cGATGGTCAGATCACAGCGATTCTGGACCAGAAGAACTACGTGGAGGAGCTGAACAGACACTTGAG CGCTTCGGTGAATAACCTCCAGGCCAAGGTGGACGCTCTGGAAAAGTCCAATACGAAGCTAACGGAAGAG CTCGCGGTGGCCAATAACCGGATCATCACTTTACAAGAAGACgtggagagagtgaaagaggagagCTCCTATCAGCTGGAGTCCAGAAAG gcGTTAAGAAGCGACTCGGCTCCCGACGGACAGGCGCTCGGCGAAACGCGCAAGCAGCTCAAAGAGGAAACTCTGCTTCGATTG GACgtggagaaggagctggaggtgcAGATCGGCATGAAGCAGGAGATGGAGCTGTCCATGAAGATGCTGGAGAAGGACGTCTGCGAGAAGCAGGACGCGCTGGTGGAGCTCCGACAGCAGCTGGACGACCTCCGCGCCATCAACCAGCAGCTCGGACACAAGTCGCAG AGCGCCGACGCCAGCTCGAAACAGAAGGGCGAGGTCATCACTCGCCTGGAGGACAAGATCAACCAGATGTCGGGGACGGTGAAACAGCTGGAGAGCAG ATGCAAGCAGGCGGAGAGGGAGCGCGCTCTGGCGTCGGAGGCCAACCGCCTCTTCAAGCAGGAGTTCGGGGACAAGATCGAGAGTCTGCAGGCCgaggtggagcagctgaggaggcACAG GTCCCACCTGGAGCGGGAGCTGAGGAAAGAGCGGCGGAGCGAGCATCACGTCGGCGCCGCCTCCCGACCTTCCAGTCTCCCTCAGAGGGCGAGCGGGCTCCCGGAGAGCGCTCCCCGG CCGCATCTCCCAGAATCCCCGTCAGTcagaagagagacagaccaGTTACACAGCGAACAGGACGACAAATCCAGTCTGAGCTCCAGTTT gtCCTTGTCACATCACGAGGATGAGCAG GACGAGTCGTTTGTGCAGATCAGCGAGCCGTCCGTCTGCACGATGTGTGAACAGGACGACTCGCTGCTGAGGACAAAG AAACGGTGTAAGAACTGCGACGGCGTTTTCTGCGAGAGCTGCGTGTCCGACGAGCTGCCGCTACCGTCGTCCATCCTGCCGGAGACCGTGTGCGCCGcctgcttctctctgctgctgcagcagtacGCTTCCACGCCGACATGA
- the rufy3 gene encoding protein RUFY3 isoform X5 produces MSDLTPQSETPTPTTDKITQAARETIYLCNFRVSVDGEWLCLRELNDISLTPDPEPAHEDPKDPIAIERLNLMNMAKLSIKGLIESALNLGRTLDSDYAPLQQFFVVMEHCLKHGLKTKKTFLGQNKSFWGALELVEKLTPEAGEITASVKDLPGLKTPLGRGRAWLRLALMQKKLSDYMKTIINRKDLLSEFYEANALMMEEEGAVIAGLLVGLNVIDANLCMKGEDLDSQVGVIDFSMYLKDGGHSSKSAEGDGQITAILDQKNYVEELNRHLSASVNNLQAKVDALEKSNTKLTEELAVANNRIITLQEDVERVKEESSYQLESRKALRSDSAPDGQALGETRKQLKEETLLRLDVEKELEVQIGMKQEMELSMKMLEKDVCEKQDALVELRQQLDDLRAINQQLGHKSQSADASSKQKGEVITRLEDKINQMSGTVKQLESSEKHLVKQARNLNSTAGKLLQLQQ; encoded by the exons ATGTCCGACCTGACGCCTCAGAGCGAAACGCCGACTCCCACCACGGACAAGATCACCCAGGCCGCCCGCGAGACCATTTATCTCTGCAACTTCCGCGTGTCCGTCGACGGCGAGTGGCTCTGCCTGCGCGAGCTCAACGACATCTCCCTCACCCCCGACCCGGAGCCGGCCCATGAAG ATCCCAAGGATCCCATCGCGATCGAGAGGCTTAACTTGATGAACATGGCCAAGCTGAGCATCAAGGGCCTGATCGAGTCCGCGCTCAACCTCGGACGCACACTCGACTCGGACTACGCTCCCCTCCAGCAGTTCTTCGTCGTGATGGAGCACTGTCTGAAACACGGCCTGAAAA CCAAGAAAACCTTCCTCGGGCAGAACAAGTCCTTCTGGGGGGCGTTGGAGTTGGTGGAGAAGCTGACGCCGGAGGCAGGAGAGATCACAGCCAGCGTCAAAGACCTGCCTGGCCTCAA GACCCCTCTGGGAAGAGGACGGGCCTGGTTACGACTGGCCCTGATGCAGAAGAAGCTCTCGGACTACATGAAGACCATCATCAACAGGAAGGAcctgctgag TGAATTCTACGAGGCCAATGCgttgatgatggaggaggagggcgccGTCATCGCCGGGCTGCTCGTCGGACTGAACGTCATCGACGCCAACCTGTGCATGAAGGGAGAGGACCTGGACTCGCAG GTTGGAGTGATCGATTTCTCCATGTACCTGAAAGACGGCGGACACAGCAGCAAGAGTGCAGAGGG cGATGGTCAGATCACAGCGATTCTGGACCAGAAGAACTACGTGGAGGAGCTGAACAGACACTTGAG CGCTTCGGTGAATAACCTCCAGGCCAAGGTGGACGCTCTGGAAAAGTCCAATACGAAGCTAACGGAAGAG CTCGCGGTGGCCAATAACCGGATCATCACTTTACAAGAAGACgtggagagagtgaaagaggagagCTCCTATCAGCTGGAGTCCAGAAAG gcGTTAAGAAGCGACTCGGCTCCCGACGGACAGGCGCTCGGCGAAACGCGCAAGCAGCTCAAAGAGGAAACTCTGCTTCGATTG GACgtggagaaggagctggaggtgcAGATCGGCATGAAGCAGGAGATGGAGCTGTCCATGAAGATGCTGGAGAAGGACGTCTGCGAGAAGCAGGACGCGCTGGTGGAGCTCCGACAGCAGCTGGACGACCTCCGCGCCATCAACCAGCAGCTCGGACACAAGTCGCAG AGCGCCGACGCCAGCTCGAAACAGAAGGGCGAGGTCATCACTCGCCTGGAGGACAAGATCAACCAGATGTCGGGGACGGTGAAACAGCTGGAGAGCAG TGAGAAACATTTGGTGAAGCAGGCCCGCAACCTGAACTCGACAGCGGGGaagctgctccagctgcagcagtag
- the rufy3 gene encoding protein RUFY3 isoform X4, which yields MAERDTPPPGDSPRPSSSEVPGSASGRNSSDENGHADSPDETLSPTSVIYFKEALSSSNVRFGGTVAAAGGSLSPTPLRRFDFHIERIGSKRRNPKDPIAIERLNLMNMAKLSIKGLIESALNLGRTLDSDYAPLQQFFVVMEHCLKHGLKTKKTFLGQNKSFWGALELVEKLTPEAGEITASVKDLPGLKTPLGRGRAWLRLALMQKKLSDYMKTIINRKDLLSEFYEANALMMEEEGAVIAGLLVGLNVIDANLCMKGEDLDSQVGVIDFSMYLKDGGHSSKSAEGDGQITAILDQKNYVEELNRHLSASVNNLQAKVDALEKSNTKLTEELAVANNRIITLQEDVERVKEESSYQLESRKALRSDSAPDGQALGETRKQLKEETLLRLDVEKELEVQIGMKQEMELSMKMLEKDVCEKQDALVELRQQLDDLRAINQQLGHKSQSADASSKQKGEVITRLEDKINQMSGTVKQLESSEKHLVKQARNLNSTAGKLLQLQQ from the exons atggCCGAGCGGGATACTCCGCCGCCGGGAGATTCTCCCCGTCCGTCGTCCTCGGAGGTCCCGGGGAGTGCGAGCGGACGGAACTCCTCGGACGAGAACGGACACGCCGACAGCCCCGACGAGACTCTGTCGCCGACCTCGGTGATCTACTTCAAGGAGGCGCTGAGCTCCTCGAACGTGCGGTTCGGGGGGACGGTCGCCGCCGCCGGCGGCTCGCTGTCGCCGACTCCGCTCCGACGGTTCGACTTCCACATCGAGAGAATCGGCTCGAAGCGCAGAA ATCCCAAGGATCCCATCGCGATCGAGAGGCTTAACTTGATGAACATGGCCAAGCTGAGCATCAAGGGCCTGATCGAGTCCGCGCTCAACCTCGGACGCACACTCGACTCGGACTACGCTCCCCTCCAGCAGTTCTTCGTCGTGATGGAGCACTGTCTGAAACACGGCCTGAAAA CCAAGAAAACCTTCCTCGGGCAGAACAAGTCCTTCTGGGGGGCGTTGGAGTTGGTGGAGAAGCTGACGCCGGAGGCAGGAGAGATCACAGCCAGCGTCAAAGACCTGCCTGGCCTCAA GACCCCTCTGGGAAGAGGACGGGCCTGGTTACGACTGGCCCTGATGCAGAAGAAGCTCTCGGACTACATGAAGACCATCATCAACAGGAAGGAcctgctgag TGAATTCTACGAGGCCAATGCgttgatgatggaggaggagggcgccGTCATCGCCGGGCTGCTCGTCGGACTGAACGTCATCGACGCCAACCTGTGCATGAAGGGAGAGGACCTGGACTCGCAG GTTGGAGTGATCGATTTCTCCATGTACCTGAAAGACGGCGGACACAGCAGCAAGAGTGCAGAGGG cGATGGTCAGATCACAGCGATTCTGGACCAGAAGAACTACGTGGAGGAGCTGAACAGACACTTGAG CGCTTCGGTGAATAACCTCCAGGCCAAGGTGGACGCTCTGGAAAAGTCCAATACGAAGCTAACGGAAGAG CTCGCGGTGGCCAATAACCGGATCATCACTTTACAAGAAGACgtggagagagtgaaagaggagagCTCCTATCAGCTGGAGTCCAGAAAG gcGTTAAGAAGCGACTCGGCTCCCGACGGACAGGCGCTCGGCGAAACGCGCAAGCAGCTCAAAGAGGAAACTCTGCTTCGATTG GACgtggagaaggagctggaggtgcAGATCGGCATGAAGCAGGAGATGGAGCTGTCCATGAAGATGCTGGAGAAGGACGTCTGCGAGAAGCAGGACGCGCTGGTGGAGCTCCGACAGCAGCTGGACGACCTCCGCGCCATCAACCAGCAGCTCGGACACAAGTCGCAG AGCGCCGACGCCAGCTCGAAACAGAAGGGCGAGGTCATCACTCGCCTGGAGGACAAGATCAACCAGATGTCGGGGACGGTGAAACAGCTGGAGAGCAG TGAGAAACATTTGGTGAAGCAGGCCCGCAACCTGAACTCGACAGCGGGGaagctgctccagctgcagcagtag